One window of Misgurnus anguillicaudatus chromosome 13, ASM2758022v2, whole genome shotgun sequence genomic DNA carries:
- the pdyn gene encoding proenkephalin-B, translated as MMELYVLVLMLSLPTLIQADCTAQCLRCAQQISDLDPAVNRLTCTLECEGAVSSSSTLDRCEKILQKLSDEFSDLSLEADGERSAEEPAASNLVKRYGGFIKRIDKNKNKLFASPWKENAVLKGLFAKKYGESLSKLGERDVPSITEDEEGEDIASENETGLYDNDLPLNEVKRYGGFLRKFGPKRSAPMDDATRQVLQKRYGGFMRRIRPKLRWDNQKRYGGFLRRHFKISVRSDEEPSSYEDYGL; from the exons ATGATGGAGTTGTATGTGTTGGTGTTGATGTTAAGCTTGCCCACCTTGATTCAGGCAGACTGCACAGCGCAATGCCTGCGATGCGCGCAACAGATCTCCGACCTGGACCCTGCAGTCAATCGCTTG ACGTGCACCTTAGAGTGTGAAGGAGCCGTTTCATCCTCCAGTACACTCGACAGATGCGAGAAGATTTTACAGAAGCTCTCAGATGAATTCTCGGACCTCAGCCTAGAAGCAGACGGAGAACGAAGCGCGGAGGAGCCCGCGGCATCCAATCTGGTCAAACGATACGGAGGATTCATTAAGCGGATCgataagaataaaaataaattattcgCCTCGCCATGGAAAGAAAACGCCGTGTTGAAAGGACTGTTCGCGAAGAAATACGGAGAATCCCTCTCGAAATTAGGAGAACGCGACGTCCCGTCGATCACGGAAGACGAGGAGGGAGAAGATATCGCGTCGGAAAACGAAACGGGACTTTACGATAACGACCTCCCTTTAAACGAAGTTAAACGCTACGGGGGGTTTCTTCGTAAATTTGGCCCGAAAAGAAGCGCGCCGATGGACGACGCGACCCGACAGGTGCTGCAGAAACGATACGGCGGTTTTATGCGAAGAATCCGCCCGAAGTTGAGGTGGGACAACCAGAAGCGATACGGCGGATTTTTACgtcgtcattttaaaatatctgtGCGTTCCGACGAAGAGCCCTCATCGTACGAGGACTACGGTTTATAG
- the gmeb2 gene encoding glucocorticoid modulatory element-binding protein 2, which translates to MASTSEVNVHMEEVVVVTTPDTPGQTSSTDEEKNILVATDLEQSGEHIVEETLDSEAESSNNISLPKDVLETINVVKVSEDTDVDTEILYPITCGDAKANLIWRKFVCPGINIKCVQLNEHLLTPKEFVYLAGKSTLKDWKRAIRLNGTMLRKIMDSGELDFYQHSRLCSNTCRSTKIDMVGSRASVSSQQSTETAPPTPASVDVNGSSATFSNDASEDTTEWVTALGEDTMTFWRGLKEAGLLEEVMENLQNDIQEIFKSLEESIQEPPLQVKDAALLNNIVQNFGMLDLVKKVLASHKSQMDRCREQYTRSLVALEQQCDEHRKRAKELKSKSQHLNSVLMTLTPVTSPPSSKRPRLTRAVSGPATVAPTTTQPITQHFTLPITQLAGIPLDKVLSGQAQSPLIGGYTVLTSPGGAELQPDGSNVAVMSTAAVPEGSQRPTLVKVVSPLQLVTLPTVGTGATVQNLAAPVGGATGHTVVAMPVTTVSTTNTATITEAFEPQAEQTAEQSDNQKENE; encoded by the exons ATGGCTTCGACCTCCGAGGTGAACGTCCACATGGAGGAAGTGGTGGTGGTCACAACCCCTGACACCCCTGGTCAGACCTCTTCAACAGATGAGGAGAAAAACATACTGGTGGCTACAGACCTGGAACAATCTGG GGAACACATTGTGGAGGAGACTTTGGATTCCGAGGCTGAGTCTAGCAACAACATCTCGCTGCCCAAGGACGTCTTGG AAACCATAAACGTGGTGAAAGTATCTGAAGATACAGACGTAGACACGGAGATTCTTTACCCGATAACCTGTGGGGATGCCAAAGCCAATCTCATATGGAGGAAGTTTGTGTGTCCTGGCATCAACATCAAATGTGTGCAGTTAAAT GAGCATCTCCTCACTCCAAAGGAGTTTGTGTATCTGGCTGGCAAGTCAACGCTGAAGGACTGGAAAAGAGCCATTCGTCTCAATGGGACCATGTTAAG GAAGATTATGGATTCAGGTGAATTGGACTTCTATCAACACTCCAGACTGTGTTCAAACACTTGTCGCAGTACCAAAATTGACATGGTGGGGTCACGAGCATCAGTCAGCAGCCAGCAGTCCACAGAGACCGCCCCACCAACCCCTGCTTCAGTGGATG TGAATGGATCTTCAGCAACATTTTCCAACGACGCCAGTGAGGATACCACAGAATGGGTCACTGCTTTAGGAG AGGACACCATGACGTTCTGGAGAGGGCTGAAGGAAGCTGGGTTATTGGAGGAAGTCATGGAGAACCTACAGAATGATATCCAGGAGATCTTTAAAAGCCTGGAGGAAAGTATCCAAGAGCCTCCTCTCCAGGTTAAAG ATGCCGCTTTGCTCAACAATATAGTTCAGAACTTTGGCATGCTGGATTTGGTGAAGAAAGTTCTTGCCAGTCACAAAAGCCAGATGGACCGCTGCAGAGAGCAGTACACACGCAGTTTAGTGG CCCTAGAACAGCAGTGTGACGAGCATCGCAAGCGTGCCAAAGAACTAAAGAGCAAATCGCAGCACCTCAACAGCGTCCTCATGACATTGACCCCCGTGACTTCACCTCCTTCATCCAAGCGCCCTCGTCTGACCCGTGCCGTCTCAGGTCCCGCCACCGTGGCCCCCACAACCACCCAGCCCATCACACAGCATTTTACCCTACCCATCACTCAGCTCGCCGGCATCCCATTGGACAAAGTGCTGTCGGGCCAGGCTCAGTCTCCTCTGATTGGTGGATATACGGTGTTGACGTCCCCCGGTGGAGCCGAACTTCAGCCCGATGGATCTAATGTAGCGGTGATGAGCACTGCAGCGGTACCAGAGGGGTCACAAAGACCCACTCTCGTCAAAGTAGTCAGTCCGCTTCAGCTGGTCACATTGCCCACCGTGGGAACTGGAGCCACAGTGCAGAATCTGGCAGCACCAGTAGGGGGCGCTACAGGCCATACTGTAGTTGCAATGCCTGTTACCACAGTTAGTACTACGAATACTGCCACTATCACTGAAGCTTTTGAACCACAGGCAGAACAAACAGCAGAACAGAGCGATAACCAGAAGGAGAACGAGTAA
- the scp2b gene encoding sterol carrier protein 2b, which translates to MRVKQMTSSQNIKAVLTSSSSGLEDFKAHAVFQEINKKLQEDGEEFVKKIGGVFAFKVKDGPGGNEATWIVDVKNGKGSVHNETDKKADCNITMSDSDLLALMTGKMNPQTAFMQGKLKITGNMGLAMKLQNLQLKPGKAKL; encoded by the exons ATGCGAGTAAAACAGATGACAAG CTCTCAGAACATCAAGGCGGTGTTGACCAGCTCCTCCTCAGGTCTAGAGGACTTCAAAGCTCACGCCGTCTTCCAGGAGATCAATAAAAAGCTGCAAGAG GATGGAGAAGAGTTTGTGAAGAAGATCGGAGGCGTGTTCGCTTTCAAGGTTAAAGATGGTCCAGGTGGGAATGAGGCAACGTGGATCGTTGATGTTAAGAATGGAAAAGGCTCCGTTCACAATGAAACGG acaaGAAAGCTGACTGCAATATTACGATGTCTGACTCTGACCTGCTGGCGCTCATGACGGGAAAGATGAATCCTCAGACT GCGTTCATGCAGGGCAAACTCAAGATCACTGGAAACATGGGCTTGGCCATGAAACTCCAAAACCTACAGCTGAAGCCGGGCAAAGCCAAGCTGTGA